The stretch of DNA GCGTAGCCGGCGTCGGTGAACGCGTCTACGAGGACGCCGACGGTCGCGGGGTCGTCGACCTCCGGGCTGTAGAACGGCTCCTCGGGGTTCGGTTCGCCGAAGAACATCACGTCGCCCAGCACGATCCGGCGCGGACCGAGGGCGGCGATCGTGTCGATGGCCTCGCGCTTCTCGTCGTCGCCGAGGTGGTGCATCGCGAAGTTCGAGGTGACGACGTCCACGTCGACGCCGTCGGGGACCTGCGGGTCGCGGAACCGGCCCTCGCCGAAGCCGACGTTCCCGACGCCGCGGTCCGCGGCCTTCTCGCGGGCTCGGTCCAGCATCCCCTCGCTGATGTCCCGGCCGACGACCTCGCCGGCGGCGTCGGCGAGGCCGAACGCGATCGCGCCCGTCCCCGTGCCGAGGTCCAGCACCACGTCGTCGTCGGCGGGGTCGGCGTGGGCGACGACGAGGTCGGCGCAGGCCCGGTACTCCGGGGAGTCCTGCTCCTCGTCGTAGTCGGCGGCGTGCTCGGAGAAGCGGTCCGCGTGCTCGTCGAGTGACTTCTTCATACGGGGGCGTTGGCGGCCGGACCACAAGTACGGCGCGGCTCGCGGACACGGCTGTCGATACGAACAGCGGATATTTATTTACGTATTACTAACCAGTTCGAAACGGAGGGTCGGCCGGGCCGTCGCGTGGTCGGCCGGGGGTTCGTAAGATGCTCATCGCGACGACGATCGTGCTACTGGGGTTGCTCGCCGGCATCGCAGCGGCGCAACTCCGGGGGCTGCGGATGGGGGGCGTCATCGTCGTCCCGCTGGTCGCGGTGTATCTCCTGCGGAGTTTCGGCACCTTCCCGGTGTTCGTCATCAGCATCCTCGCTGCGTACGTCGCGATCGGGTTCGTCAAGCAGCGGGTGCCGCTGTACGGCCGCCAGCTGTTCGTCCTCTCCATCCTCGTCGGCGCACTGGTGCCGGTGACGGCCTTCGAGCTCGTCGCGTTCGGCTTCGACTTCCGGGGGGCGGTGGCCGGCGTCGAGTTCGTCGGCAGCATCCTCCCGGGGATCGCGGCCTACAACTTCCACCGCCTCGAACTGGAGGAGCGGGTCCTCGACGCCGTGGTGAGCCTCGCGACGCTGCTGTTCCTGACGGTGGTCGGCATCGGGCTGACCATCTTCGTCGGGCTGACGCCGCTCTCGGAGGTCCTCTCGCCGCTGTTGCTCAGTCCCGAGTCGGACATCGCCATCGCCTTCGGCCTGACCGTCGACCGGCCGCCGCTGCCGGTCATCGCCTCGAACCGCCTGACGCTCGGCCTCGTCGCGCTCGGGATGGCGATCGCCGAATTCCTCCGGGCGCGGTACGGCCTCCGGGTCGCCGGCGTCATCGTCCTCCCGCTGGTCGCGCTCATCGCGTTCCGAAACGTCTGGCTGTTGCCGGTCTGGGTCGTGACGAGCGTCCTCGTCTACGTCGGCGTCCGGTTCGTCCACCGGTGGACGCTCCTGTACGGCCGGGTCCTCCTGGCGGTCGGGATCATCCTCGGCCTGCTGGCGACCATCTCCCTCTCGGTCGTGGTGCCGACCCGGCACGGGCTCCTGCCGTTCTTCGTCGGCCTGTTCGGCGGCATCACCGCCTACAACGTCCACGTCGTGCCGCCGGCGGAGCGCCCGGCGACGGTGGCCGCCACGCTCGCCGTCCTCGTCGTCGTCACGTTCGCCGCGCGGCTCGCCATCGTCCCGCCGCCGAGCGGCGTCCTCCAGGACGTCCGGCAGGTCCACCTCGCGGCGGGCGCGCTGGCGACGGTCCCGGCGCTGGTGGCGATCTACCGGCTGGAGCGGATCCGACCGGACGGCCTCCGCGGGAGCGGGCTCGACGATCACGGGTCCGGGACCGAGAGGGGGGCCGGTCGGCAGTGAGCCGTGACTGGCGGGAGGCCGTCGCCGAGTTCCGCGAACTGGCGTCGGCCGCCGCCGACCGGGCGGAGCTGGCGCGGTTCGCCCGGCTGGCCAAACGGGGCGTCGGCGAGGCGCTCGGGGCCGGCCCGCTCCACCGGCAGCGCCTGGCCGACATCGACACCCGGATCGCCGTCACCGGCGTCCGCGGGAAGTCCTCGTCGGTCCGCTGGCTCCACGACGCCTTCCACGGGCGCGGCTACGACACCCTCGCGAAGGTGACCGGCGACCAGGCCCGCGTCATCCACAACGGGACCACGCGCGAGGTCGGACGGGGGTCCCAGGTCCGCCTCTACGAGAACGAGCGCATCCTCGCCGCCGTCGCCGACGAGGACGTCGAGGTGGCGATCTTCGAGAACCAGGGGATCCGCCAGTACACCACGCGACTCGTCAACGAGCAGTTCGTCAGCCCCGACGTGATCTTCCTGACGAACGTTCGGGAGGACCACCTCGACACGCTGGGGAGCGACCGCGTCCAGATCGCGCGGTCGCTCGCCCGCAGCGTCCCGCAGGGGACCCGCGTCGTCTGTGGCGAGCCCGACGAGCGGCTCCGGCGGTACCTGTCGGCCGAACTCGACCGCCGGGACGCGCCGGTGACGTTCGTCGACCCCCCCGAGCGGGTGCGGTCGGTCCCGGGAGCCGAGATCGTCTACGGACTCGACGAGGTGCTCGCCGCGGTGGGTGAGCCGCCGATGCCGGAGGCGAGGCTGACCGAGTACGTCGAGTCGCTGCGGCCCTCGTGGCGACGCCTCCCGAACGGGCGGGTGTTCAACGCCGCCGCCGTCAACGACGTCCAGAGCACGGAACTCGTCCGACGCGAGCTGGTCGGGGCCACGGGGACGGTGATCGAACCGCTGCTGAACCTCCGGGCCGACCGGCGCGGTCGCACGGCGTCGTTCATCCGGTACCTCACCGCCCTGTACGAGTCGGGGGACATCGAGCGGACCCACGTCGTCGGCGACAGCCAGCGACTGTTCGACCTGAACACGCCGTTTCCCGTCCGGCGACACGACACCGAGCGGGAGTCGGCACCGGCCGTCCTCGACGACGCGCTCGCCGCCGGGCACCCGGTCTTGCTGATGGGCAACACCGTCACCGAGTTCATGCGCGACCTCCAGATGACGATCGACGTGCGCGCGCTCGACGTGGACGGCGAGCGGTCCGAGACGGCGACGGTCGAGGACGACGACGGGTCGGGACTGTTCGGGCAGCCCGAACCAGAGGCCGCCGACGCCGAGGACGACTCGGTGCCCGACGACGTGGGCGACCTCCCGTGGGGTGACGACTGATGCCCGGGGACCGCCGACGGTTCCTGCGCGCGCTCGGTACCGGTGTCACCGCCGGCCTGGC from Haloarcula litorea encodes:
- a CDS encoding class I SAM-dependent methyltransferase, whose product is MKKSLDEHADRFSEHAADYDEEQDSPEYRACADLVVAHADPADDDVVLDLGTGTGAIAFGLADAAGEVVGRDISEGMLDRAREKAADRGVGNVGFGEGRFRDPQVPDGVDVDVVTSNFAMHHLGDDEKREAIDTIAALGPRRIVLGDVMFFGEPNPEEPFYSPEVDDPATVGVLVDAFTDAGYALTAVEMVGDQVGVLVAERQD
- a CDS encoding Mur ligase family protein yields the protein MSRDWREAVAEFRELASAAADRAELARFARLAKRGVGEALGAGPLHRQRLADIDTRIAVTGVRGKSSSVRWLHDAFHGRGYDTLAKVTGDQARVIHNGTTREVGRGSQVRLYENERILAAVADEDVEVAIFENQGIRQYTTRLVNEQFVSPDVIFLTNVREDHLDTLGSDRVQIARSLARSVPQGTRVVCGEPDERLRRYLSAELDRRDAPVTFVDPPERVRSVPGAEIVYGLDEVLAAVGEPPMPEARLTEYVESLRPSWRRLPNGRVFNAAAVNDVQSTELVRRELVGATGTVIEPLLNLRADRRGRTASFIRYLTALYESGDIERTHVVGDSQRLFDLNTPFPVRRHDTERESAPAVLDDALAAGHPVLLMGNTVTEFMRDLQMTIDVRALDVDGERSETATVEDDDGSGLFGQPEPEAADAEDDSVPDDVGDLPWGDD
- a CDS encoding poly-gamma-glutamate biosynthesis protein PgsC/CapC codes for the protein MLIATTIVLLGLLAGIAAAQLRGLRMGGVIVVPLVAVYLLRSFGTFPVFVISILAAYVAIGFVKQRVPLYGRQLFVLSILVGALVPVTAFELVAFGFDFRGAVAGVEFVGSILPGIAAYNFHRLELEERVLDAVVSLATLLFLTVVGIGLTIFVGLTPLSEVLSPLLLSPESDIAIAFGLTVDRPPLPVIASNRLTLGLVALGMAIAEFLRARYGLRVAGVIVLPLVALIAFRNVWLLPVWVVTSVLVYVGVRFVHRWTLLYGRVLLAVGIILGLLATISLSVVVPTRHGLLPFFVGLFGGITAYNVHVVPPAERPATVAATLAVLVVVTFAARLAIVPPPSGVLQDVRQVHLAAGALATVPALVAIYRLERIRPDGLRGSGLDDHGSGTERGAGRQ